The Dethiosulfovibrio salsuginis genome window below encodes:
- a CDS encoding D-Ala-D-Ala carboxypeptidase family metallohydrolase — protein MNNRVSLSPHFRLDEFQCPCCLTVRLQPELLHRLEALRGRWGPVRITSGYRCPSHNREVGGVENSRHMVGAAADVAVAQQRQRSFCLLATEEGFSSVIPYGSRGFVHLAVDL, from the coding sequence TTGAATAACCGTGTATCCCTCTCTCCCCATTTCAGGCTAGACGAGTTTCAGTGCCCCTGCTGTCTCACCGTACGCCTCCAGCCGGAACTTCTCCACCGGTTGGAGGCCCTCAGGGGCCGATGGGGCCCTGTGAGGATAACCAGCGGCTATCGCTGCCCCAGCCACAACCGAGAGGTCGGAGGGGTGGAGAACAGCCGCCACATGGTAGGGGCCGCCGCCGACGTTGCGGTCGCCCAGCAGCGACAAAGGTCCTTTTGCCTTCTGGCAACAGAGGAAGGGTTTAGCTCGGTGATCCCCTACGGGAGCCGAGGATTCGTCCACCTAGCGGTGGACCTTTAA
- a CDS encoding YvrJ family protein has translation MEELLASVAQNGFSIAVAAYLLIRMESRVESLSQAIQELRLAIVESRVE, from the coding sequence GTGGAAGAGCTACTGGCCAGCGTGGCCCAAAACGGCTTCTCCATAGCGGTAGCGGCCTATCTGCTGATCCGCATGGAAAGCCGGGTCGAAAGCCTCAGCCAGGCCATACAGGAACTGAGACTAGCCATAGTGGAGAGCAGAGTTGAATAA
- a CDS encoding DUF2922 domain-containing protein gives MKTVKMIFGKVDGTKTSLSLRYAKDDLTEAQVRGAMQAVIDNDALTAGVVSIVGAELIDRTVTDIIV, from the coding sequence GTGAAAACAGTGAAGATGATCTTCGGAAAGGTCGACGGAACCAAGACCAGCCTCTCCCTCCGCTACGCCAAGGACGACCTCACCGAGGCCCAGGTTCGAGGTGCCATGCAGGCGGTTATAGACAACGACGCTCTCACCGCCGGTGTGGTGTCCATCGTCGGGGCGGAGCTGATCGACAGAACGGTAACCGACATAATCGTCTAG
- a CDS encoding sigma-70 family RNA polymerase sigma factor, whose translation MSTGYTVESNGMDRTTVSFYRFAPLVRSVARRYAGRGADLDDLISQASCDVLELILSCPEDKSMALHLSQNLPGKVRDAAAKLRRQADHGSIEELAESGYEPEDLRPNYTPELLLAGIPIEPDDFLLVEDLLYGLTQAEIAKDLGCSQQNVSYMIKKLRTKLHKHLN comes from the coding sequence ATGAGTACAGGTTACACAGTGGAAAGCAATGGAATGGACAGAACTACCGTCTCTTTTTATCGTTTTGCCCCTCTGGTTCGGAGCGTCGCCCGTCGTTATGCCGGACGAGGGGCCGATCTTGACGACCTGATCTCCCAAGCGTCCTGCGACGTTCTGGAGCTTATCCTTAGCTGCCCGGAGGATAAATCCATGGCTCTCCATCTGTCTCAAAACCTCCCCGGCAAGGTCCGGGACGCAGCGGCGAAGCTCAGAAGGCAAGCGGACCACGGCAGCATAGAGGAACTGGCCGAGTCGGGCTACGAACCGGAAGACCTGAGGCCCAACTACACTCCCGAGCTTCTTCTTGCGGGAATTCCCATAGAGCCCGACGACTTCCTCCTGGTGGAGGATCTACTCTACGGCCTGACCCAAGCGGAGATAGCCAAAGACCTGGGCTGCTCCCAACAGAACGTCAGCTACATGATAAAGAAGCTTCGGACCAAGCTACATAAACACCTGAACTGA